A genomic window from Punica granatum isolate Tunisia-2019 chromosome 2, ASM765513v2, whole genome shotgun sequence includes:
- the LOC116195354 gene encoding pumilio homolog 2-like, translated as MITDTYPNMTAHGDLERELNMYRSGSAPPTVEGALTAVGGLFGPREKIGGGGFVPEEELRADPAYVNYYYSNVKLNPRLPPPLLSKEDWRFTQRLSGGGGGGGGVPDMRAVGGGGPGEGSLFSVQPGFGASEEAKGSDWGGDGLIGLPGIGLGSRQKSIQEIIQDDMNNGAAATRHLSRPASRNAFGESLDFSEIFDSSNPISSKKGAIGSSVSHSYASALGVGASLSRSNTPDPQLVDRAPTPRIPTVGVGRVNSMDKRSINGQNSFNGMPESEEDLAASLSGLNLASNVLLDEENHPHANKEIHKPALISPLNNSSFVKGPSSTNRRHNYGMSGHASTISPTSQMPLFENVVAASSLGMHGLDPRAFGGNSPLGPNLMAAAVDLHNIGRAGNQMGPFQYSRLNEFREPIMDRDGIGNSYANLLGLQKAYFDALLLSQKSPYGNPYLGKSGGFMNNGYNNVNLGCAMGMSYPGSPPFPNSPMRQSEQNLRCQSGPRNLNGAFFGGWNPDAGVGLDENFVPSLLDEFKNNKAKCFELSEIVGHVVEFSADQYGSRFIQQKLETASTEEKDMVFHEIMPRALTLMTDVFGNYVIQKFFEHGSPSQVRELAEQLYGHVLTLSLQMYGCRVIQKAIEVVELDQQTKMVTELDGHVMRCVRDQNGNHVIQKCIECIPEEAIHFIVSVFYDQVVTLSTHPYGCRVIQRILEHCHNPKTQQIMMDEIMQSVCMLAQDQYGNYVVQHVLEHGKPHERTAIIKTLTGKIVHMSQQKFASNVIEKCLAFGTPMERQVLVNEMLGSSDENDPLQVMMKDQFANYVVQKVLETCDDHQLEVIMNRIKIHLNTLKRYTYGKHIVARVEKLVAAGERRISILNPHPA; from the exons ATGATCACCGACACGTACCCGAACATGACGGCTCACGGGGATTTGGAGAGGGAGCTGAACATGTACCGCAGTGGCTCCGCGCCGCCGACCGTGGAGGGGGCGCTGACGGCGGTCGGGGGCCTTTTCGGCCCCCGGGAGAAAATCGGCGGGGGAGGCTTCGTCCCTGAGGAGGAGCTGAGGGCTGACCCGGCATATGTTAATTACTACTACTCCAACGTGAAGCTGAACCCGAGGCTTCCCCCGCCACTGCTCTCGAAGGAGGACTGGCGGTTCACGCAGCGGCTgagcggcggcggcggcggtggCGGAGGGGTTCCTGATATGAGGGCGGTGGGCGGAGGTGGGCCCGGGGAAGGGTCTCTGTTCTCGGTCCAGCCCGGGTTCGGGGCGAGCGAAGAGGCGAAAGGGAGCGACTGGGGCGGCGATGGGTTGATCGGGTTGCCCGGGATAGGGCTCGGGAGCAGGCAGAAGAGCATCCAAGAGATCATTCAG GATGATATGAATAATGGAGCAGCAGCCACGAGGCACCTGTCCCGTCCAGCTAGCCGAAATGCATTTGGTGAAAGTCTTgatttttctgaaatttttGATTCGTCAAACCCTATTTCGAGTAAAAAAGGTGCGATCGGTTCATCGGTTTCTCACAGTTATGCTTCTGCTCTCGGGGTTGGGGCATCCCTGTCCAGAAGCAACACACCTGACCCTCAACTTGTCGACAGAGCTCCCACTCCTCGAATCCCCACTGTTGGCGTCGGAAGGGTTAATTCGATGGACAAGAGAAGCATTAATGGCCAGAATTCATTCAATGGCATGCCGGAGTCCGAAGAAGACCTAGCTGCCTCTTTATCTGGGTTGAATCTCGCCTCGAATGTTCTATTAGATGAGGAAAACCATCCTCATGCCAATAAAGAGATCCATAAGCCAGCTCTTATTTCTCCTCTCAATAATAGCTCATTCGTGAAGGGACCTTCTTCTACTAACCGTCGTCATAATTATGGCATGAGCGGACACGCGTCAACTATAAGTCCTACATCACAGATGCCTCTatttgaaaatgttgttgctgCATCCTCATTGGGAATGCATGGGCTGGACCCAAGGGCATTCGGTGGAAATTCGCCTCTAGGCCCGAATTTAATGGCAGCAGCAGTAGATTTACATAATATTGGTCGGGCTGGAAATCAGATGGGTCCCTTTCAGTACTCGAGGTTGAATGAGTTTCGGGAGCCGATTATGGATAGAGACGGGATAGGAAATTCATACGCTAATTTACTGGGGCTCCAAAAGGCCTACTTTGATGCATTGCTTTTGTCCCAAAAGTCACCATACGGTAACCCTTATCTTGGGAAGTCAGGTGGATTTATGAATAATGGATACAATAATGTGAACCTGGGCTGTGCAATGGGAATGTCTTATCCTGGAAGTCCCCCATTCCCGAATTCTCCAATGAGGCAGAGTGAGCAGAATCTTCGCTGTCAGTCGGGGCCAAGGAACTTAAATGGTGCGTTCTTTGGGGGATGGAATCCAGACGCTGGCGTTGGCTTGGATGAGAATTTCGTGCCCTCGTTGCTGGACGAGTTCAAGAACAACAAAGCTAAGTGCTTTGAGCTGTCAGAAATTGTGGGCCATGTTGTTGAGTTCAG TGCTGATCAATATGGGAGTCGTTTCATTCAACAAAAGCTTGAGACTGCATCCACGGAAGAAAAAGACATGGTTTTTCATGAAATCATGCCCCGAGCCCTGACACTGATGACTGATGTATTTGGGAACTATGTTATTCAGAAG TTTTTTGAGCATGGAAGTCCCTCTCAAGTTCGCGAACTTGCGGAGCAGCTCTATGGGCATGTACTAACTCTAAGCCTTCAAATGTATGGATGTCGAGTAATTCAAAAG GCAATAGAAGTAGTTGAGCTGGACCAGCAAACAAAGATGGTGACAGAGCTTGATGGTCATGTTATGCGCTGCGTTCGAGATCAGAATGGGAACCATGTGATCCAAAAATGTATCGAGTGCATTCCTGAAGAGGCCATTCATTTCATCGTCTCTGTCTTCTATGATCAAGTCGTGACTCTGTCTACTCATCCATATGGCTGCCGCGTCATACAG AGAATTCTTGAGCACTGCCACAACCCAAAAACCCAACAGATAATGATGGATGAGATAATGCAATCAGTTTGCATGTTGGCACAAGATCAATATGGAAATTACGTAGTGCAG CATGTGCTGGAGCATGGGAAGCCACATGAACGTACTGCAATAATCAAGACATTAACTGGGAAGATAGTTCACATGAGCCAGCAGAAATTCGCCTCCAATGTTATTGAGAAGTGTTTAGCCTTCGGAACTCCAATGGAGCGACAGGTCTTGGTCAACGAGATGCTCGGTTCTTCTGATGAGAATGACCCTCTTCAG gtgatgatgaAGGATCAGTTTGCAAACTATGTTGTGCAAAAAGTCCTGGAAACTTGTGATGACCACCAACTTGAAGTAATCATGAACCGAATAAAGATACATTTGAATACTCTCAAAAGGTACACTTACGGGAAGCACATTGTTGCTCGTGTGGAGAAACTGGTTGCTGCTGGCG AGCGGAGGATCAGCATTCTGAATCCACACCCAGCATAG
- the LOC116195355 gene encoding uncharacterized protein LOC116195355, translating to MASGSEMVSATKQKTDPAWKHCQMVKNENSVHLTCLYCAKVFKGGGIHRMKEHLAGHKGNGSICLRVPQDVWQSMRESLEKLEPRRKRKSKGDVVVSNSNPPTDALAYQGDPDARIEPVSVLTDPIEPNSSSFITEQGRITKSKVRRKRQVDNSAMETSDMMPIGGNLDNSLLETPRPLLVRGVPDAANPNSISSSKRSMNHIDMAIGRFLFDIGAPLNAVNSSYFQPMIDAIASVGPIVAAPSYHTLRCQILKNIVEEVKSETANYSSVWEKTGCSLLVEQWNSELGRKFLSFSVHCPSRTVFLKGLALPDLIQSSDFLVEVLKQVVDEVGAQNVLQVITGGEEHLASAGKKLMEIFPTLYWAPCATQCIDLILEDFAKLEWINSVIRQAQSMTRFIYNHITVLNLMRKFTCGNDIVEPGGSQSAANFGTLKRMIDHKQNLQAMVTSEVWMNCPFSKKPEGLEILDTVTSQSFWSSCIHVTHLTNPLLRLRRIVGSEKKAAMGYVYAAIYRAREEIKKELTKREEYLFYWSILDRRWGQLDGLPLHAAGFYLNPKFFYTIKGDIPGQIMSGMFDCIERLVTDINIQDKIIKEMSSYKTAAGDFGRNMAIRARETLFPAEWWSTYGGGCPNLKRLAIRVLGQTCSADVCKSLQIPFDQVHEMQNSLEHQRLSDLLFAQCNLRLRGDKNREYHFTDPLASDTTVVDWVTGKDFYSRDCDSLDWNSIDPPSASPIFLGKSTDETEDLGAGFDDYEIFDRVKDEENAEENAVTMKDQFANFVVKKVLETCDDIQQNDGE from the exons ATGGCTTCGGGTTCTGAAATGGTGTCTGCTACGAAGCAAAAGACTGACCCGGCATGGAAGCATTGCCAAATGGTTAAGAATGAAAACAGCGTGCACCTCACGTGCTTGTACTGTGCTAAAGTATTTAAGGGTGGCGGGATTCATAGGATGAAGGAACATCTTGCTGGTCACAAGGGTAACGGGTCGATTTGTCTCCGGGTCCCGCAAGACGTCTGGCAATCAATGCGAGAGAGCCTTGAGAAGTTGGAGCCGAGGAGGAAAAGGAAATCAAAAGGTGATGTAGTGGTCTCGAATAGTAACCCGCCGACTGATGCCTTGGCCTATCAAGGTGACCCGGATGCAAGAATTGAGCCCGTTTCGGTTCTAACAGACCCCATTGAGCCTAACTCAAGCTCATTCATCACAGAACAAGGTAGAATTACGAAAAGCAAAGTAAGGCGGAAGAGACAAGTAGACAACAGCGCCATGGAAACATCTGATATGATGCCAATAGGAGGAAATCTTGATAATAGCCTGCTTGAAACTCCCCGACCGCTTTTGGTCAGAGGGGTGCCTGATGCAGCGAATCCAAATAGCATTTCGTCTAGTAAAAGGAGCATGAATCATATTGACATGGCAATTGGGCGGTTCTTGTTTGACATAGGGGCTCCTTTAAATGCGGTGAATTCATCTTACTTCCAACCCATGATTGATGCGATCGCTTCTGTTGGACCAATCGTTGCAGCACCAAGCTATCACACTCTAAGATGTCAGATTCTGAAGAATATAGTCGAAGAAGTGAAGAGTGAAACTGCCAACTACTCTTCGGTGTGGGAGAAGACAGGCTGCTCTCTTTTGGTCGAGCAATGGAACAGTGAATTGGGTCGGAAATTCTTGAGTTTCTCTGTTCATTGTCCTTCCAGGACGGTTTTCTTGAAGGGTCTGGCCCTGCCCGATTTAATACAGTCATCAGATTTTCTAGTTGAAGTGCTTAAGCAGGTAGTGGATGAAGTAGGAGCACAAAATGTGCTGCAAGTTATTACTGGTGGGGAAGAGCATTTGGCTTCAGCTGGGAAAAAGTTAATGGAGATTTTCCCAACTCTTTATTGGGCTCCTTGTGCAACTCAATGTATAGATTTGATACTCGAGGACTTTGCTAAACTTGAATGGATCAATTCAGTCATTCGACAAGCTCAATCTATGACgagatttatatataatcaCATTACAGTTTTGAACCTTATGAGAAAGTTTACCTGTGGCAATGACATTGTAGAACCGGGAGGAAGCCAGTCTGCTGCAAATTTCGGGACCCTTAAACGAATGATTGATCATAAACAGAATTTGCAGGCAATGGTGACTTCAGAGGTGTGGATGAATTGCCCATTTTCGAAGAAACCAGAGGGTCTAGAAATATTGGATACTGTAACTAGTCAGTCCTTCTGGTCATCGTGCATTCATGTGACCCACTTGACAAATCCTTTACTGCGACTAAGAAGAATCGTTGGAAGTGAGAAAAAAGCTGCAATGGGTTATGTTTACGCAGCAATTTATCGGGCGAGAGAGGAAATCAAGAAAGAGCTCACTAAGAGGGAGGAATATTTATTCTACTGGAGCATATTAGACCGTAGGTGGGGACAACTTGATGGTCTTCCTCTTCATGCTGCGGGTTTCTACCTAAACCCGAAATTCTTTTATACCATCAAAGGAGATATTCCTGGTCAGATCATGTCTGGGATGTTCGATTGCATAGAGAGATTGGTGACTGATATAAACATCcaagataaaattattaaagagaTGAGCTCATACAAAACTGCTGCTGGAGATTTCGGGAGGAACATGGCCATTAGAGCCAGAGAAACTCTGTTTCCCG CTGAATGGTGGTCAACCTACGGAGGAGGTTGCCCAAATCTAAAGCGTCTTGCAATTCGAGTTCTGGGTCAAACCTGCAGTGCAGATGTATGTAAGAGTCTCCAGATTCCCTTCGACCAAGTACATGAGATGCAGAACAGCCTGGAGCATCAACGACTCAGTGACCTACTCTTTGCTCAATGCAATTTGCGTCTGAG GGGTGACAAGAACCGCGAATATCATTTCACGGATCCACTGGCTTCTGATACCACGGTTGTTGATTGGGTCACTGGTAAGGACTTCTACTCACGGGACTGTGATAGTCTAGATTGGAACTCAATTGATCCGCCTTCTGCAAGCCCGATATTTTTGGGGAAGTCCACTGATGAAACTGAAGATTTGGGTGCAG GTTTTGATGATTATGAGATATTCGATAGAGTGAAAGATGAGGAAAACGCTGAGGAGAATGCT GTGACGATGAAGGACCAATTTGCAAATTTCGTTGTGAAGAAAGTGCTGGAAACTTGTGATGATATTCAGCAGAACGATGGCGAATAG